From a single Stomoxys calcitrans chromosome 4, idStoCalc2.1, whole genome shotgun sequence genomic region:
- the LOC131997050 gene encoding uncharacterized protein LOC131997050, whose protein sequence is MDEFRDTFINSDIDAICISETWFHPEIDSSIFHVTGYKLFRADRHTHGGGVAIYIKHGISCSLKCMSNRSSRIEYLFLELLSDDKKRLLLGCVYRPNSSIDFEELIETIDIISIEYDNIIVAGDFNSNLLVERCLADSMQTLGLLPVNDSAPTHFTRSNASLLDVFFVSHLSKISLYNQLDAPAFSKHDLLFVTYHFEINPTVCTSTYRDFKNIDWPLLHQSLDEVPWEEIFYMEGVDEQVSFLNHNLCSIYDTCVPVKVIYTNRKQQPWFTPEIKHLISVRNLAYKRWKRYRLPTLYDTFKSARRDVLKKTNESKKQYYKRKFENAIDSKRKWKEIRNIGIGSKSNTNTDCLSISDLDEINENFLKINTVDPGTNTYSNISTAQIEDTFSFRCVSPEEVLQSFATIKSDAMGFDGIHPRFAKLVLPKILPFVTHIYNNILTKSTFPTDWKLAKIIPIPKQNSEFRPIAILPFFSKALERIINTQIDAFLSFRGLLNDRQSGFRTKRNCSTVLIDVVEELRQNMDNNMVSFLVLLDHSKAFDTVNHDILISKLDRLFFFSKPACKLISSYITGRRQSVNVGDTTSAALDVPRGVPQGSILGPLLFSVYINDLPDIPMHCNVQMYADDVQLFSSAKPNCVQSCINNINCDLNEIQNWASKNSLCLNPSKTKLMKILKRSTTQIPPVRATLNNSVIETVDTSCNLGVIFNSKLTWTNHINKAVGKVQGMLRSLWSVRTSTPFQFALKCKGFQFSINNEF, encoded by the coding sequence atggaTGAGTTTCGCGATACATTTATTAACTCCGACATCGACGCCATTTGTATATCTGAAACGTGGTTTCATCCTGAAATCGATAGCAGCATTTTTCATGTTACGGGATACAAACTGTTTAGAGCGGATCGTCATACTCATGGCGGCGGGGTAGCTATATATATCAAacatggtataagctgctctcTCAAATGTATGTCAAACCGCTCTTCCCGCATTGAATACTTATTTCTGGAACTTTTATCTGATGACAAGAAAAGATTACTGCTGGGTTGCGTCTACAGACCAAATTCATcaatagattttgaagaattAATAGAAACTATTGATATAATTTCCATCGAGTACGACAATATAATCGTAGCTGGTGATTTTAATAGCAACTTGCTTGTTGAGCGCTGTCTTGCCGACTCAATGCAAACCCTAGGGCTACTTCCTGTGAATGATTCCGCACCAACTCACTTCACAAGAAGTAACGCGAGTCTGCTAGATGTGTTCTTTGTCAGCCATTTGTCCAAAATATCTCTCTACAATCAGCTAGATGCCCCCGCATTCTCCAAGCATGATTTGCTTTTCGTCACATACCACTTCGAAATTAATCCCACTGTTTGTACATCGACATATCGCGACTTCAAAAACATTGACTGGCCACTTCTGCATCAAAGTTTAGATGAAGTACCTTGGGAAGAGATTTTCTATATGGAAGGTGTTGACGAACAAGTTTCCTTCCTAAATCATAACCTTTGCTCAATTTACGACACATGCGTTCCTGTCAAAGTCATTTATACTAACAGAAAACAACAGCCATGGTTTACTCCTGAAATCAAGCACTTGATCAgcgttcgaaatttggcatataaaagATGGAAACGTTATAGACTGCCTACACTGTATGACACGTTTAAATCCGCTAGAAGAGATGTGCTCAAAAAGACTAACGAGTCCAAAAAGCAGTACTATAAAAGGAAATTCGAAAATGCAATTGATAGTAagcgaaaatggaaagaaataagGAACATCGGAATTGGATCGAAATCCAATACCAACACTGATTGTCTTTCTATCTCTGACCTAGATGAgataaatgaaaactttttgaaaataaatactgtGGACCCTGGCACAAACACTTATTCTAATATTTCTACAGCACAGATTGAAGACACATTCTCGTTTAGATGTGTTAGTCCCGAAGAAGTCTTACAAAGTTTTGCAACCATAAAGTCTGACGCAATGGGATTTGATGGCATACATCCTAGATTTGCCAAATTGGTACTGCCGAAAATACTTCCATTTGTTACACACATTTATAACAACATTCTTACAAAGTCAACGTTCCCAACAGActggaaattggcaaaaattataCCGATACCCAAACAGAATTCAGAGTTCCGTCCGATTGCTATCCTGCCGTTTTTCTCTAAAGCTTTGGAACGTATTATAAATACTCAAATAGATGCCTTCCTGAGTTTCAGAGGTCTTTTGAATGATAGACAATCTGGTTTTCGAACAAAAAGAAACTGCTCTACTGTATTAATTGACGTTGTGGAAGAATTGAGACAAAATATGGATAATAATATGGTATCATTTCTGGTTTTACTGGACCACAGTAAAGCCTTTGACACAGTGAACCATGATATTCTTATCTCGAAGCTTGACAgacttttctttttctccaaACCGGCCTGTAAACTGATTTCATCATACATTACCGGACGCCGTCAATCCGTCAATGTCGGTGATACAACATCTGCGGCACTTGATGTACCTAGAGGTGTTCCGCAGGGCTCTATCCTTGGTCCCTTACTTTTTTCTGTATACATAAATGATCTACCTGATATTCCAATGCATTGTAATGTGcaaatgtacgctgacgatgttcaGCTTTTCTCCAGCGCTAAACCAAATTGCGTACAATCATgtataaataatattaattgCGATCTGAATGAAATCCAGAACTGGGCGAGTAAAAATAGTCTCTGTCTAAATCCGTCAAAAACTAaactgatgaaaattttaaaacgatcaaCCACCCAGATTCCTCCTGTAAGAGCTACTTTGAACAACTCGGTAATAGAAACTGTTGATACATCCTGCAACCTTGGTGTAATATTCAACTCCAAACTGACTTGGACTAATCATATAAACAAAGCTGTTGGTAAAGTTCAAGGAATGCTGCGAAGTTTGTGGTCTGTGCGGACTTCTACACCTTTTCAA